GCCGTCGGCTTGCGCTCGGTGTACTGCTTCACACACGAGACGTCCTCGATGCCGAGCTGCTCCCCGAGGTACTGCACCACCGCCCACGGAACGTCCAGCGGGTCGTCCGGGAGGAACCGGCCGATGTAGCACACGGTGCACAACTGAAGGGCGAACCTGAGCCGGTTGTGATCACCGCGCGCCGCTTCGCGATGAGTGTGCGGTCCTCGTCGTCGAGGAAGAAGAACCGCTCCAGCTCCGGCCGGGTCAGCTCCTCGTTGACCTTCCCGTACGAAGCCGCCTGCTCGTCGGTCAAGAACTCCACTGGCATGGACCTGACGCTAACGACGCCCGCAGCCACTCAACGATCTTCCGCCGAACCCCCGCGCCAGGCCGATCGGCTGTGCTAGAAGCCCATGATCACCGGCTTAGCGTTAACCGCTGTACGGCTGTGCCTCAAGGCCGTCATTGGACACGTCGGCGCCTGTCGTCAAACGATCGTTTACCGACCTGCGCCGCTGAGTGGAGGCGTCGCGGATGTTGCGCATTGCGCGCCAGTGTCAACCTTCCGGCCTCGGATCAGGCCGGCCGGTCGGGGCGTATCTGGCGAGCATGGTCTGGACGGCCTGTTCGACGGCGTCGTGGATGTCGGAGGCTGCGGGGTTCCAGTCGGTCAGCAGCATGCGCGGCCACAGCACGTAGTTGGCGATCATGCCGAGGAACTGGTTCGCGGCGCTCACGGCGTCCGGGACATCAGCGTTGCCCGCCTGGTGCTCGGATTCCAAGTAGTGCTGAACGGAGGTGAAGTAGGGCAGCTTGCCGAGTGAGAACTGCATCCGTCCCAGTTCGGGGAAACGAGGCAGTTCGGCGATGACTATCCGGAACAGGGCTGTCATGCCGGGCTGGCCGACCAGGTCGGCATAGCGGTGGCCGACGGTTGTCAGCCCGGAGCGCAGGTCTCCGGTCTGTGGCCGCGCGGCAGCGTCGCCTGCGTCACGCTGCCAGGACTCGGTGACGATGGCCTCGAAGAGGGCTGCCTTGGTGGGGAACCGCTTGAACAGGGTGGACTTCGAGACGCCGGCCGCTTCGGCGATCCGGGCTAGTGAGGTGCCGTCGTAGCCGCGATCCAGGAACAGTTCTGTGGCTGCGGTGGTGATCGCCTCGCGTTTCTGCTGAGCGAGCCTGCGGTGGTGTGCGGAGAGTTCTGCTGCCATGCGGACAGTATGCCGCAGACACGAGGCGAGTCACTTGACTCGCCTCGATAGTCCTGCATACGATACGAGAGCAAGGCGAGTCGAGTGACTCGCATCCTATCTGTGGCGCCCGGGCGAATTCCGGTGCCCGCGCGGTGGAGGAACAGTTCATGACGATCGACAAGATCGCTTTGGTGACCGGTGGGAATCGCGGCCTCGGACGTGGCGCGGCCATCGCTCTGGCCACACGCGGGGTGCGGGTCTTGGTCACCCACCGCGGTGATGCGGCCGGGGCGGAGAAGACGGTGGAACAGGTGCAGGCGGTGGGTGGGACTGCCGCTGTTCTCCGGCTCGACATCAGCGACGTCTCCTCTTTCGCGTCCTTCACCTCCGAACTGAGCGAGCAGCTGGAGCGCTGGGGTACTTCACGGCTCGACATCCTGGTCAACAACGCGGGAGTGGGGATCTTCGGACCGCTGGAGGACGTCGCGATCGACGACTTCGACACGGTGATGGGCACCAACGTCCGGGGCACGTTCTTCCTCATCCAGTCACTTGTGCCGCTGCTGGCCCAAGGCGGCCGCGTCATCAACGTCTCGACGTCACTCACCCGCCACACCAGCCCCGCCACCTCGGTCTACTCCGCCTCGAAGGCCGCCGTCGAAGCCCTGAGTCGCACCCTCGCCGCAGAACTCGGCCCGCGCGGCATCCGGGTCAACTCCATCGCCCCGGGGCCGACCGCCACCGATTTCAACGGTGGAGCGATGCGGGACGACGCCGAGATGCGCCAGGCTCTGGCCGGACAGACCGCGCTCGGCCGCGTCGGCGAACCTGAGGAGATCGGCGACGCCATCGCCACGCTGGCCTCCGAGGGCCTGCGCTGGGTCACCGCCCAGCGAATCGAGGTCTCCGGCGGCGCCCTCCTCTGAGCGACCGGGCGACGGCCTATCAAGACGCAGGCAGCGACGGCCCCGACTCGCCCCCAGCCGGTCTCGTCCTCGTCCAGCTCGGGCGCGTCCGGGTCGCGCAGCGAGCGCAGGGCGCTGGCAGGGTCGAGGCGGTGAAGCTGATCTCCCACGCGTGCTCGTCCGTCTTCGGCCGCTCGGTGTACCGCTTCACCACCGACGGGTCCTCGATACCGAGCTGCGCGGCCTGGTGCTCGACCACCGGCCACGGCGCGTCACGCGGGTCGTCCGGGAGGAACCGGCCGATGTAGCGCACCGTGCACATCTGGAGCGCGAAGCCGAGCTGGTGGTGCGTTGAACGTCGACCGCGATCAGATCGCGGTCGACGTCGTCCATCCGCCGCCGCGCCTCGTCGTGGGGCACCGAGATGTCCAGATCGATCCGGTTGCGCTGCGGCCTCGGCTCGGTCATCTGCTGGAACCAGACCGACCGGCTGTTGTCCGACCGGGTCCACGAGCGCCGCCTCGGGGCCGCTGTCCGCTGCCTCGTCCCGGTATCCGAGGACGGCCTTCCAGAACGGGCGGATCGATGCGATGTCGATTGCGTCGATCGCGAGTTCCAGCACCTGTACGGCCCGCGTTCCGCCGCGTCGGCCTGGGCGTCGGTCCGCAGCCCGACCCCCGCGACGAGGGCTGAGATCCGGTGCGCGAGGTCGACGTCGTGCTGGGTCA
The Actinoalloteichus fjordicus DNA segment above includes these coding regions:
- a CDS encoding DUF4158 domain-containing protein codes for the protein MPVEFLTDEQAASYGKVNEELTRPELERFFFLDDEDRTLIAKRRAVITTGSGSPFSCAPCATSAGSSRTTRWTFRGRWCSTSGSSSASRTSRV
- a CDS encoding TetR/AcrR family transcriptional regulator, with the protein product MAAELSAHHRRLAQQKREAITTAATELFLDRGYDGTSLARIAEAAGVSKSTLFKRFPTKAALFEAIVTESWQRDAGDAAARPQTGDLRSGLTTVGHRYADLVGQPGMTALFRIVIAELPRFPELGRMQFSLGKLPYFTSVQHYLESEHQAGNADVPDAVSAANQFLGMIANYVLWPRMLLTDWNPAASDIHDAVEQAVQTMLARYAPTGRPDPRPEG
- a CDS encoding SDR family NAD(P)-dependent oxidoreductase; translation: MTIDKIALVTGGNRGLGRGAAIALATRGVRVLVTHRGDAAGAEKTVEQVQAVGGTAAVLRLDISDVSSFASFTSELSEQLERWGTSRLDILVNNAGVGIFGPLEDVAIDDFDTVMGTNVRGTFFLIQSLVPLLAQGGRVINVSTSLTRHTSPATSVYSASKAAVEALSRTLAAELGPRGIRVNSIAPGPTATDFNGGAMRDDAEMRQALAGQTALGRVGEPEEIGDAIATLASEGLRWVTAQRIEVSGGALL
- a CDS encoding DUF4158 domain-containing protein → MCTVRYIGRFLPDDPRDAPWPVVEHQAAQLGIEDPSVVKRYTERPKTDEHAWEISFTASTLPAPCARCATRTRPSWTRTRPAGGESGPSLPAS